One part of the Neisseria zalophi genome encodes these proteins:
- a CDS encoding Smr/MutS family protein has product MSDNFQNTLKALGKQAKQERLAAEEAAARKKQTAEPDFAKEMAGVVPLKQDNRYIPPRDNTPLKPRRQQEEALGEGNYFYVGDSILDEPPSSFSKNGQGKNDIRRLQSGHWPVVADVDLHGYTQEQAQQVLNEFIVFTRKRGVCGEIIHGSGLGSSGYKPVLKTLVRRWLMEHPDVLAYAEPRAGNDGAVRILLKRNKYSGEDE; this is encoded by the coding sequence ATGAGCGATAATTTTCAAAACACTCTTAAAGCTTTAGGTAAGCAGGCCAAGCAAGAAAGGTTGGCAGCCGAGGAAGCAGCAGCACGTAAAAAACAAACTGCCGAACCGGATTTCGCCAAAGAAATGGCCGGTGTGGTGCCTTTAAAACAGGATAACCGTTATATACCACCACGTGATAATACGCCGCTTAAACCGCGCCGGCAGCAGGAAGAAGCGTTAGGCGAGGGAAATTATTTTTATGTCGGCGATTCTATTTTGGATGAGCCGCCTTCTTCGTTTAGCAAAAACGGACAGGGTAAAAACGATATCCGCCGTTTGCAAAGCGGGCATTGGCCGGTGGTTGCCGATGTGGATTTACATGGTTATACGCAGGAGCAGGCGCAGCAGGTCCTGAATGAGTTTATTGTATTTACCCGCAAGCGCGGGGTGTGCGGTGAAATCATACACGGCAGCGGCTTAGGTTCGTCCGGCTATAAACCGGTGTTGAAAACATTGGTACGCCGTTGGTTAATGGAGCATCCTGATGTCTTGGCTTATGCCGAACCGCGTGCCGGTAATGACGGTGCGGTACGGATTTTGTTGAAGCGGAATAAGTATAGCGGTGAAGATGAATAG
- a CDS encoding cation:proton antiporter → MDTALLLSGVLALGIGAQWLAWYLKQPSILFLLLIGIIIGPVLGYFQPDAVLGELLFPFISLGVAVILFEGSLTLEFHEVKQHGRMVQNLVTIGAFITIIVISLTAYLLFDIDPQVALLFGSLVCVTGPTVITPLLRSVRPKKNISNILKWEGIIIDPIGAIAVVLVYEYIISGGHNSSLLLFGEIVLLAFVIGMVGAAVLAFLIKRYWIPEYLRNVFTLAYVLFLFSFSNHLEHESGLLTVTVLGVALANWKGFPRDHILEFNESLTVLLISMLFIILAARMDLAALATVGFSGIVLLLIVMFVARPLAVWVSAKGTSLTTNEKLMISWIGPRGIVAAAISSLFAIRLEDQNLQGVELLVPLVFLIIIGTVLIQGLGAKLVGTILQVREPGNNGVLIVGANQAALTVAKAIKEQGFEVLVADASYTNISKARMIGLRTYYGNPVSEHAELHMDLIGIGHMFAMSTDRELNTLCEMHYRHEFGERNVYRLQLPDEKSRPERHRSQQSFSSNYLFGKDMTYSKLASMVSKNARTKTTNITATYNYTQYQQDNKNAIPLLVIDKNGVMRVITTDFNSKSQTGYKLVALVTDNEETEMAKA, encoded by the coding sequence ATGGACACGGCACTTTTACTATCCGGTGTATTGGCTTTAGGTATCGGTGCACAATGGTTGGCTTGGTATCTGAAACAGCCGTCGATTTTATTCTTACTCTTAATCGGCATTATCATCGGCCCTGTTTTAGGCTATTTCCAACCTGATGCGGTACTGGGTGAATTACTCTTCCCCTTTATTTCACTCGGCGTGGCCGTGATTCTGTTTGAAGGGTCGCTCACACTTGAATTTCATGAAGTCAAGCAACACGGCCGTATGGTACAAAATCTGGTTACCATCGGTGCCTTCATTACCATTATCGTTATCTCACTGACAGCCTACCTGCTGTTTGATATTGATCCGCAAGTCGCACTTTTATTCGGTTCGCTGGTTTGTGTCACCGGACCGACGGTGATTACGCCTTTATTACGCAGTGTGCGTCCGAAAAAAAACATCAGCAACATCTTGAAATGGGAAGGGATTATTATCGATCCCATCGGTGCCATTGCAGTGGTGTTGGTGTATGAATATATTATTTCAGGCGGCCATAACAGTTCTTTATTATTATTTGGTGAAATTGTGCTGTTGGCCTTTGTGATCGGTATGGTTGGTGCAGCAGTTTTAGCGTTTCTGATTAAACGGTATTGGATTCCGGAATATCTGCGCAATGTCTTTACCCTCGCTTATGTTTTATTTCTATTCTCATTCTCAAACCATTTGGAACATGAGTCGGGCTTACTGACGGTTACCGTGCTCGGCGTTGCATTGGCCAACTGGAAAGGTTTCCCACGCGACCATATTTTGGAATTCAACGAATCGCTCACGGTTTTGCTTATTTCCATGCTGTTTATTATTCTGGCTGCCCGCATGGATTTGGCCGCATTGGCAACCGTCGGCTTCAGCGGCATTGTATTGCTGTTGATCGTGATGTTTGTGGCGCGGCCGTTGGCTGTTTGGGTCTCTGCCAAAGGCACATCCCTCACCACCAATGAAAAACTGATGATCAGCTGGATTGGCCCGCGCGGTATTGTTGCTGCTGCCATTTCTTCTTTGTTTGCCATCCGCTTGGAAGATCAAAACCTACAAGGTGTCGAGCTTTTAGTACCGTTGGTATTTCTGATTATTATCGGCACGGTATTGATTCAGGGCTTGGGTGCGAAATTGGTTGGTACCATTTTACAAGTCCGCGAACCGGGTAATAACGGCGTATTGATTGTCGGTGCCAACCAAGCTGCATTGACGGTTGCCAAAGCCATTAAAGAACAAGGTTTTGAAGTATTGGTTGCCGATGCCAGCTATACCAATATATCCAAAGCACGCATGATCGGTTTGCGCACTTATTATGGCAATCCGGTATCGGAACACGCCGAACTGCATATGGACTTAATCGGCATCGGCCATATGTTTGCCATGAGTACCGACCGTGAATTAAATACTTTATGCGAAATGCACTACCGCCACGAATTTGGCGAACGTAATGTTTACCGTTTACAGCTTCCTGATGAAAAATCTCGGCCGGAGCGCCACCGCAGCCAACAGAGCTTTTCCTCCAACTATCTGTTTGGTAAAGACATGACATACAGCAAACTGGCCAGTATGGTGTCTAAAAATGCGCGTACAAAAACAACCAACATTACTGCCACCTATAATTACACCCAATATCAACAAGACAATAAAAATGCGATTCCTTTGCTGGTTATTGATAAAAACGGTGTAATGCGCGTGATTACCACAGACTTTAATTCAAAAAGCCAAACTGGGTATAAACTGGTTGCTTTAGTAACCGACAACGAAGAGACTGAAATGGCGAAAGCTTAA
- the tgt gene encoding tRNA guanosine(34) transglycosylase Tgt — protein sequence MLKFTLHKTDGHARRGTLELNHGTIETPVFMPVGTYGSVKAMTPQNLHDIQAQIILGNTYHLWLRPGLEVIEQFGGLHDFIGWNKPILTDSGGFQVFSLAEMRKLTEEGCTFRSPINGDKLFLSPEISMKIQTVLNSDIAMQLDECTPGEADHKQAQKSLQMSLRWADRSKKAFEDLKNPNALFGIVQGAMFEDLREESLKGLEEFDFPGLAIGGLSVGEPKPEMYRMMRAVGPMLPAHKPHYLMGVGTPEDLVYGVAHGIDMFDCVMPTRNARNGWLFTRFGDIKIKNAKHKLDNRPLDESCTCYTCQNFSRAYLHHLHKAGEILGAQLNTIHNLHFYQTIMAEMREAIEQGRFSDWQAEFHENRARKADA from the coding sequence ATGCTCAAATTTACCCTACACAAAACCGACGGACACGCACGCCGCGGCACGCTGGAATTGAATCACGGCACCATCGAAACCCCGGTTTTTATGCCGGTCGGCACTTATGGCTCGGTGAAAGCCATGACACCGCAAAACCTGCACGACATTCAAGCACAGATTATTTTGGGCAATACCTACCATTTGTGGCTACGCCCCGGGCTTGAAGTCATCGAACAATTCGGCGGCCTGCACGATTTTATCGGTTGGAACAAACCGATTCTCACCGATTCGGGCGGCTTCCAAGTTTTTTCTTTGGCAGAAATGCGCAAACTCACGGAAGAAGGCTGTACTTTCAGAAGCCCGATAAATGGCGACAAGCTGTTTCTTTCGCCTGAAATTTCCATGAAAATCCAAACCGTGCTCAATTCCGACATTGCCATGCAGTTAGACGAATGCACGCCGGGCGAAGCCGACCACAAACAGGCACAAAAATCCCTACAAATGAGCCTGCGCTGGGCGGATCGTTCGAAAAAAGCCTTTGAAGATTTAAAAAACCCTAATGCCTTATTCGGCATTGTACAAGGTGCCATGTTTGAAGACTTGCGCGAAGAGTCTTTAAAAGGCTTGGAAGAATTCGATTTCCCCGGCTTGGCCATCGGCGGCTTGTCGGTTGGCGAACCAAAGCCGGAAATGTACCGTATGATGCGCGCCGTCGGCCCCATGCTGCCCGCCCATAAGCCGCATTATTTAATGGGCGTCGGTACGCCTGAAGATTTGGTATACGGTGTGGCACACGGCATTGATATGTTCGACTGCGTGATGCCGACCCGCAACGCCCGCAACGGCTGGCTGTTTACCCGTTTCGGCGATATTAAAATCAAAAATGCCAAACACAAACTCGACAACCGTCCGCTAGATGAAAGCTGTACCTGCTATACTTGTCAAAATTTCAGCCGCGCTTATCTCCACCATCTGCACAAAGCCGGTGAAATTCTCGGTGCACAACTCAACACTATTCACAATCTGCATTTTTACCAAACCATTATGGCCGAAATGCGCGAAGCCATCGAACAAGGCAGATTCAGCGATTGGCAGGCAGAATTTCATGAAAACCGTGCCCGAAAAGCAGATGCTTAA
- the ung gene encoding uracil-DNA glycosylase, with protein MHTWHEAIGSEKEQPYFQHILKSVRAERETGQIIYPPAADVFNAFKATEFDQVKVVILGQDPYHGAGQAHGLAFSVRPDIVIPRSLVNIYKELADDIAGFQIPHHGYLQSWADQGVLLLNTVLTVRAGQAHSHAALGWEQFTDRVIAQLNNHREHIVFLLWGSHAQKKGAFIDRNRHLVLAAPHPSPLSAHRGFFGCKHFSRTNQYLQEHGIMPINWQV; from the coding sequence ATGCATACTTGGCATGAGGCCATCGGCTCGGAAAAAGAGCAGCCTTATTTTCAACATATTTTAAAAAGCGTGCGCGCGGAGCGTGAAACCGGACAGATTATTTATCCGCCGGCCGCCGATGTGTTTAATGCTTTTAAGGCCACCGAATTTGATCAGGTGAAAGTGGTGATTTTAGGGCAGGATCCTTATCACGGCGCAGGGCAGGCGCATGGTTTGGCTTTTTCGGTTCGCCCCGATATTGTGATTCCGCGTTCGCTGGTGAATATCTATAAAGAATTGGCCGACGATATTGCCGGTTTCCAAATCCCTCATCATGGTTATCTGCAATCTTGGGCGGATCAGGGGGTATTGCTGTTGAATACCGTGCTGACTGTTCGTGCCGGACAGGCGCATTCTCATGCGGCTTTGGGTTGGGAGCAGTTTACCGACCGTGTGATTGCCCAATTGAATAACCACCGCGAACATATTGTATTTCTGTTATGGGGCAGTCATGCCCAGAAAAAAGGTGCGTTTATCGATCGCAACCGTCATTTGGTGCTTGCTGCACCGCATCCTTCACCCTTATCCGCCCATCGCGGATTTTTTGGGTGTAAGCATTTTTCACGCACGAATCAGTATCTGCAAGAACACGGCATTATGCCAATCAATTGGCAGGTTTAA
- the gshB gene encoding glutathione synthase — MNILFIADPMATFKTYKDTTYVMMREMAKRGWRLSHTLSSSLSVKDGDVVAQASAFVFNGVKSDDDKQWFQTESAVQTALKDYDAVIMRTDPPFDMQYLYATQLLTLAEAQGAKVFNSGQAMRDFNEKLAILNFSRFTAPTLVSTHSADVRAFLKTHGDIIVKPLDGMGGMGIFRLTESDPNIGSILETLMKLDTRTIMAQKYIPEIVHGDKRILVIGGEVVPFALARIPQKGETRGNLAAGGRGVAQELSARDREIAESLAPELKRRGILLAGLDVIGDYLTEVNVTSPTGFQEIMKQKDYDVAAVFADTVAEWSEAV, encoded by the coding sequence ATGAATATTTTGTTTATTGCCGACCCGATGGCAACTTTTAAAACCTATAAAGATACCACTTATGTGATGATGCGCGAAATGGCCAAACGGGGCTGGCGTTTGTCGCATACCTTGAGCAGCAGCTTATCGGTGAAAGACGGCGATGTGGTGGCACAAGCATCGGCTTTTGTATTCAACGGGGTGAAAAGTGATGACGATAAACAATGGTTTCAAACCGAATCGGCGGTTCAGACGGCCTTAAAAGACTACGATGCCGTGATTATGCGTACTGATCCGCCTTTCGATATGCAATATCTGTATGCTACCCAATTGCTGACTTTAGCCGAAGCGCAAGGTGCGAAAGTGTTTAACAGCGGTCAGGCCATGCGCGATTTTAATGAAAAACTGGCGATTTTAAACTTCAGCCGGTTTACTGCACCTACTTTGGTTTCTACCCATTCGGCAGATGTGCGTGCTTTTTTAAAAACGCATGGCGATATTATTGTGAAGCCGCTCGACGGTATGGGCGGCATGGGTATTTTCCGCCTAACCGAATCTGATCCGAATATCGGCAGTATATTGGAAACCCTGATGAAGTTGGATACGCGCACGATTATGGCGCAAAAATATATTCCCGAAATCGTTCACGGTGATAAACGGATTTTGGTGATTGGCGGCGAAGTGGTGCCGTTTGCATTAGCCCGCATTCCGCAAAAAGGCGAAACAAGGGGAAATCTGGCGGCCGGCGGACGGGGTGTGGCGCAGGAATTGTCTGCCCGCGACCGCGAAATTGCCGAATCGCTTGCACCGGAATTAAAACGACGCGGTATTTTATTGGCGGGTTTGGATGTGATTGGCGATTATCTGACTGAGGTGAATGTGACCAGCCCGACCGGTTTCCAAGAAATCATGAAACAGAAAGATTATGATGTTGCGGCGGTGTTTGCCGATACCGTAGCTGAATGGTCTGAGGCCGTCTGA
- a CDS encoding diacylglycerol kinase — translation MPSEKIKDKPQSYAATMKGGQGVHRIIKALGYSADGIRSACAEQGFRQLLWIHAVLLIGIVVLDFTLPVRMILLLASLLSIVVELINTGLEAAVDHTSEEMHVLAKKAKDVGSAAQYLTLAGVIVLWIMALVG, via the coding sequence ATGCCGTCTGAAAAGATAAAGGATAAACCGCAAAGCTATGCCGCAACGATGAAAGGCGGGCAGGGTGTCCACCGAATCATCAAAGCCTTGGGTTATTCTGCCGACGGTATCCGTTCAGCTTGTGCAGAGCAGGGGTTCCGTCAGCTTTTATGGATACATGCGGTATTGCTTATCGGCATAGTGGTATTAGATTTCACTTTGCCGGTGCGTATGATTTTATTGTTGGCATCACTGCTTTCCATTGTGGTGGAATTGATTAATACCGGATTGGAAGCGGCGGTTGACCATACTTCGGAAGAAATGCATGTATTGGCCAAAAAAGCCAAAGATGTCGGCTCGGCAGCACAATACCTTACTTTAGCCGGGGTGATTGTATTGTGGATTATGGCTTTAGTGGGATAA
- the spxB gene encoding pyruvate oxidase, with amino-acid sequence MNKISGSDAMMKVLHEWGIKRIYGLPGGSFDSTMNAIYNWRDKIQYIGVRHEEVGGLAAVAEAKLTGKISVMFGSAGPGAAHLLNPIYDAATDNIPVLVLVGQVPSSRMNTDYFQEMPENPMFADAAVYNRTVMTAEQLPQVVDTAIRKAYEKKGPAVVVIPKDFGWTEIDDNYVSSAQKYGTPQWQLPAKEEDVEQVLNLLEKAKRPIVYFGQGAKGAADELRELAKLLKLPMPATYLAKGILEGDEEFYMLSTGRVATKPGVDVARAADFVLFVGTNFEFPMFSPEATFVDVNLRPSVIGARHQTKLGIIADAPTFLRQLIAAAKKRYGEDGAGYNNKGVNHDAWYAAAVEDKEQWNAWLDKRAASTANPVGFERIYKAINAIAAKDAIFGVDVGNVNIAVARLLDLGGGRRQVTSPLYATMGFGMPASIAAALEYPDREVWSLSGDGGLAMVVQDLITQAEHKLPVMNLVFTNQSLGYIEAEQDDTHQPHSGVKLQDVDFAKVAEGFQVTGFTVRTESELEPTLQKAQQVTREGKPVLVDIKISNERLLPVEQFPHRRSGHPAVIGDFDEFIKHFQAEALEPFGEILDRHGVENF; translated from the coding sequence ATGAATAAAATCAGCGGCTCTGATGCCATGATGAAAGTCTTACACGAATGGGGAATCAAACGGATTTACGGTTTACCTGGCGGTTCTTTCGATTCGACAATGAATGCGATTTATAACTGGCGCGATAAAATTCAATATATCGGCGTTCGCCATGAAGAAGTCGGCGGTTTGGCTGCTGTTGCCGAGGCAAAACTCACCGGCAAAATTTCCGTGATGTTCGGCTCGGCCGGCCCGGGTGCAGCGCATTTGCTCAACCCGATTTATGATGCGGCTACTGACAATATTCCGGTGTTGGTGCTGGTCGGTCAGGTGCCCAGCTCACGCATGAATACCGATTATTTTCAGGAAATGCCGGAAAACCCGATGTTTGCCGATGCGGCGGTTTATAACCGCACGGTGATGACGGCGGAGCAATTGCCGCAAGTTGTCGATACCGCCATTCGTAAGGCGTATGAGAAAAAAGGCCCTGCCGTGGTGGTGATTCCGAAAGATTTCGGTTGGACTGAAATCGACGATAATTATGTTTCTTCCGCACAAAAATACGGTACGCCGCAATGGCAGTTGCCGGCAAAAGAAGAAGATGTCGAACAAGTGCTCAATCTGCTTGAAAAAGCCAAACGTCCGATTGTCTATTTCGGACAAGGCGCCAAAGGCGCGGCAGACGAATTGCGCGAGCTGGCGAAATTATTGAAATTGCCCATGCCCGCCACTTATCTGGCCAAAGGGATTTTAGAGGGCGATGAAGAATTTTATATGCTCTCGACCGGACGCGTTGCCACCAAACCGGGTGTGGATGTTGCGCGCGCGGCGGATTTTGTATTGTTTGTCGGTACCAATTTTGAGTTTCCGATGTTCTCACCGGAAGCGACGTTTGTCGATGTTAACCTAAGGCCATCGGTTATCGGGGCGAGACACCAAACCAAATTGGGCATTATCGCCGACGCTCCGACTTTCTTGCGCCAGCTTATTGCCGCAGCGAAAAAACGCTATGGTGAAGACGGCGCAGGTTACAATAATAAAGGCGTCAACCACGATGCTTGGTATGCGGCAGCAGTAGAAGATAAAGAACAATGGAACGCATGGCTAGATAAACGCGCAGCCAGCACCGCCAATCCGGTCGGCTTCGAGCGGATTTATAAAGCGATTAATGCCATCGCTGCGAAAGATGCCATTTTCGGCGTTGATGTCGGCAATGTGAATATCGCCGTGGCCCGCCTGTTGGATTTAGGCGGCGGACGCCGTCAGGTTACTTCGCCGCTGTATGCCACTATGGGCTTCGGTATGCCCGCTTCCATTGCCGCTGCATTGGAATATCCGGATCGTGAAGTTTGGAGCTTATCCGGCGACGGCGGGCTGGCGATGGTGGTACAGGATTTGATTACCCAAGCCGAGCACAAATTGCCGGTGATGAATCTTGTGTTTACCAATCAATCCCTCGGCTATATTGAGGCGGAACAAGATGATACCCATCAGCCGCATTCGGGCGTAAAACTACAAGACGTTGATTTTGCTAAAGTGGCGGAAGGCTTTCAAGTCACCGGATTTACCGTGCGCACCGAAAGCGAATTAGAGCCGACCTTGCAAAAAGCCCAGCAGGTAACCCGTGAGGGCAAGCCGGTACTTGTGGATATCAAAATTTCCAACGAACGCTTATTGCCGGTTGAGCAATTCCCGCACCGTCGTTCCGGTCATCCTGCCGTGATTGGAGATTTTGATGAGTTTATCAAACACTTCCAAGCAGAAGCACTTGAACCGTTCGGCGAAATTCTCGACCGCCACGGTGTCGAAAACTTCTAA
- a CDS encoding diacylglycerol kinase translates to MSDKQYAQKVKGKSGFGRLRKAVGYSKDGLRAAYRHERAFRQLIWLNVVLLTVAVILDFGPATRMMLIIASFLSLIVELFNTAIEAAVDHTSTAHHELAKRAKDAGSAAQMLALVLLAVLWFMALWREYGLNIW, encoded by the coding sequence ATGTCGGATAAACAATACGCGCAAAAAGTAAAAGGGAAAAGCGGCTTCGGCCGCCTCCGGAAGGCCGTCGGTTATTCGAAAGACGGGTTACGTGCCGCATACCGACATGAACGTGCATTCCGCCAGCTTATTTGGTTAAATGTGGTTTTGTTGACGGTGGCAGTGATATTGGATTTTGGCCCGGCAACCCGCATGATGTTGATTATTGCCTCGTTTTTATCGCTGATTGTCGAGTTATTCAATACCGCTATTGAAGCAGCAGTTGATCATACTTCTACCGCGCATCATGAGCTGGCCAAGCGTGCGAAAGATGCCGGCTCGGCTGCGCAAATGCTGGCGCTGGTCTTGTTGGCGGTTTTGTGGTTTATGGCACTTTGGCGGGAGTACGGCTTGAATATTTGGTAG
- a CDS encoding copper chaperone PCu(A)C, whose translation MKKWLGACVLAGFCQVAAAAGMDIDDAWARATVAGMSMGGAFMEITNETGSDDVLVGASSPVAEKVELHTHINDNGVMRMREVQGGVALPRNKEVELKPGSYHIMFMGLKAPLKAGETFPLTLRFKKAQPQTVQVEVKAAASR comes from the coding sequence ATGAAAAAATGGTTAGGTGCATGTGTATTGGCCGGTTTTTGCCAAGTGGCCGCAGCGGCCGGTATGGATATCGATGATGCTTGGGCGCGTGCAACGGTTGCCGGCATGAGTATGGGTGGTGCGTTTATGGAAATTACCAATGAAACCGGTAGCGATGATGTTTTGGTAGGTGCTTCCAGCCCGGTGGCTGAAAAGGTCGAATTGCACACGCATATTAATGATAACGGTGTGATGCGGATGCGTGAGGTTCAAGGCGGCGTCGCTCTGCCTAGAAATAAAGAAGTCGAACTGAAGCCGGGTAGCTACCATATTATGTTTATGGGCTTGAAAGCCCCGTTGAAAGCAGGCGAGACATTCCCGTTAACATTAAGATTTAAAAAAGCCCAACCGCAAACGGTTCAAGTTGAGGTTAAAGCGGCAGCCAGCCGATAA
- the mpl gene encoding UDP-N-acetylmuramate:L-alanyl-gamma-D-glutamyl-meso-diaminopimelate ligase yields the protein MKHIHIIGIGGTFMGGLAAIAKEAGFKVTGCDAKMYPPMSTQLEALGIDVHEGFDAAQLDAFPADVYVIGNVAKRGMDVIEAILNRGLPYISGPQWLSENVLQSRWVLAVAGTHGKTTTASMLAWVLEFAGLAPGFLIGGVPQNFSVSARLPQAPRQDPAGQSPFFVIEADEYDTAFFDKRSKFVHYRPRTAILNNLEFDHADIFADLAAIQTQFHHLVRTIPSDGLIVSNGSEQNLNDTLEKGCWTPVEKFGIESGWQTGQVASDGSFDVVLSGQKVGHVAWDIIGEHNRMNALAVIAAARHVGVDIQTACEALGEFKNVKRRMETKGTVNNITVYDDFAHHPTAIATTVAGLRQKIGTNGRILAVLEPRSNTMKLGTMKAALPESLQDADYVFCYTGGVDWDVAAALSPLDGKLHTNKDFDAFVAAIVAKARSGDHILVMSNGGFGGIHDKLLAALAV from the coding sequence TTCATGGGCGGTTTGGCCGCGATTGCAAAAGAAGCCGGATTTAAAGTAACGGGTTGCGATGCCAAAATGTATCCGCCGATGAGTACACAGCTTGAAGCTTTAGGTATTGACGTGCATGAAGGCTTCGATGCTGCCCAATTAGACGCGTTTCCTGCGGATGTTTACGTTATCGGTAATGTGGCCAAACGGGGTATGGATGTAATCGAAGCCATTTTAAACCGCGGCCTTCCCTATATTTCCGGCCCGCAATGGCTGTCGGAAAATGTATTACAAAGCCGCTGGGTGCTCGCCGTGGCCGGAACACATGGCAAAACCACAACGGCTTCCATGTTGGCATGGGTGTTGGAATTTGCTGGTTTGGCGCCCGGCTTTCTCATTGGCGGCGTACCGCAAAACTTCAGCGTATCCGCGCGTTTGCCGCAAGCCCCCCGCCAAGATCCTGCCGGCCAATCACCTTTTTTCGTGATTGAAGCCGACGAATACGATACCGCCTTTTTCGACAAACGTTCGAAATTTGTTCATTATCGACCACGTACCGCCATCTTAAATAACCTTGAGTTTGATCATGCCGATATTTTTGCCGATTTGGCTGCCATTCAAACCCAATTCCACCATCTTGTCCGCACCATTCCTTCAGACGGCCTGATTGTTTCCAACGGCAGCGAACAAAATCTAAACGATACTTTAGAAAAAGGCTGTTGGACACCGGTAGAAAAATTCGGCATAGAAAGCGGTTGGCAAACAGGCCAAGTGGCCAGCGACGGCTCTTTTGATGTTGTGCTTTCCGGCCAAAAAGTCGGCCATGTCGCTTGGGATATTATCGGCGAACACAACCGCATGAACGCCTTAGCCGTGATTGCCGCAGCCCGTCATGTGGGCGTAGATATTCAGACGGCCTGCGAAGCATTGGGCGAATTTAAAAATGTCAAACGCCGTATGGAAACCAAAGGCACGGTGAATAATATTACCGTATATGATGACTTTGCCCACCATCCTACCGCCATTGCTACAACCGTTGCCGGGCTGCGTCAGAAAATCGGCACTAACGGACGGATTCTTGCCGTTTTGGAGCCACGTTCCAATACCATGAAACTCGGCACCATGAAAGCCGCCCTACCGGAAAGCCTGCAAGATGCCGATTATGTGTTCTGCTACACAGGCGGCGTGGATTGGGATGTTGCCGCCGCCCTGTCCCCTTTAGACGGCAAACTCCATACCAATAAAGACTTTGATGCCTTTGTTGCAGCTATCGTTGCCAAAGCACGTAGCGGCGACCATATTTTAGTAATGAGTAATGGCGGCTTCGGCGGCATACACGATAAGCTATTGGCCGCACTGGCTGTGTAA